Below is a genomic region from Melanotaenia boesemani isolate fMelBoe1 chromosome 19, fMelBoe1.pri, whole genome shotgun sequence.
AAACTCACAAACTGCATCAAATCGGTTACTGAAACAAGGTGCAGTAATGTGAACAGAGGCGGGACATTAGGTTCAGTAATCCAGGCCAAATCCTGCTTAATTCATCGAAACAAGATTTGTGTTAAGATGATTCAGTTACATCATGGTAAGAGGTATAAGTAATGTGTGATGCTGAAATTTACAACAGTCCCATATTCACATCTactcagagaagagaagagcagACTTTCATCCCTACACCATGATGCAAACTCAAGGAAGCTTGGAAGCTGCATAGATGCACAGCAACAGTAGCATACTGTCAGTATTTTAGAGAGCCTGCAATACTTTACAAATAGATGTTTGCAGAGGAGCTTATGTGTTCCATGGTGTTTGGGTGAAAGTCTGATCCAATTAACAATgcccaaataaaataattaaatgtgtcagaactaaaacaaaacactttaattGTATCTCACTGGGTCTTTTTACTTAGTGCTTCCAGTGTTTCTAAACTTTCAGCTGACCTGGAGTTGCAGGAACACCCAGGATGTCCTGGCAGTGCTTTGCAAACACTTCAGCTGTGTCAGCACTGGAGCTGGAGTGAAGTGATTGGTCCACTTTACTGAGGACGACCTGGCGCAGGTTCATCAGACCTGAGGAAGAGGCGAGCACATCAACACTCTGACATTCTGCATAAATGTTAGAAACGATTATATCTCTTTTTTTGTGAGAATTTTAGGGTCTGACCGGTGTTAGCTACTCTGGAGGCAATCAGCTTGTCAAGCAGATTGTCTGGAATTGGCGAGCCGTCTTTGTAGTGGCGAGACATTCTCCTTAGAGGCTCTTTTTCCCAAACCCAGTTCTCCAGCATCTGAGATGGCACCTCCACAAAGTCAGTCTCCACCAGAGTGCCACTGAATTCTGAAAAAGTGGTCTGATTCATACACACAGGAAATGTTCAGCCTCTTTCACCCTAATTAGCTGACAAAGTACACGTATTTACAATGACTTACCTTAGAGCAGAGCTCATGCATCACATGACCAAACTCATGAAAATAGGTCTCCACTTCGTGGTGCTGCAGGAGAGAGGGCCAGTCTTTCCTGGGCTTGGTAAAGTTAGCTACCATCGCTGCTACTGGAAGTCTGCGTTTTCCATCAGGCCCTCTGCAGCCAGGCAGGAGCCCAAAACAAGCTGCGTGGCCATATTTTCCTTCCCTGGAGACAAGCAACAACCAGGcagaaaactaaatatgtaCACAAATAACACCACAAGAGCTTTAATCAGCTGATTTGATGGTCTATAAGAAGAGACACAGTCTCTACCTTGGATGCAAGTCCAGGTAAAACTGTCCAATCTCCTCTCCTGTTTCTGCATCATGGACTGAAAAAAGTTTGACGTTTTCATGCCACACATGAGCATGCTCCACTTCTGTGAACGTGAGACCCAGCAGCTCCTGGTAGATATCAAACAGTCCTTCTGTTACCACTTGGAGAGGGAAATACTCGATCAGTTTGTCCTTGTTCACAGCAAACTTGCACTGCTCCACTTGATTCATGTAGTAGGGCAAGTCCCAGGCATTGATCTGCCCATCAAACAGGTAGCCCTTCATCAAGCACTCCCTCTTCTTCAGTGCAAGGATATATTTCCTCTCCTTTATGCCAATGGGCTTCAGTCTTCCATGGAACGTATCTGCAAAGGTAGTAAAGGAGAAAAATTATATAACTTTAggaggtttttttctttctttttttttgcacagcaaAAACCACaagaattaaaaacatgaaattttaTGACATGATCTAAAAGAACCAGTCGTGATGTGATTACCTCAAAGACTTTCTGGTCTAGAGTCAAAACTCCTCCATTACTTTTCTTATCTGCATTCATCAGAATATGTCTTCCTTCAGACTCATTTCTGACATCACACCAAGGATCATCTAGggcagggatctcaaactctggtACTCGAGgactactgtcctgcaggttttatgtgcttacctactccaacacaccagatccaacagcttgttgtcaagtaaagcaacactactgaactttggcagattttcatcCCCTAACGAAGGCTAATTCAACAGTAAAGCTCTTTGCTGAgctttctccagccagtaagAATCAGTCCAACattgactcttgtctcatctGCTGCCCTGtcactttctgtctttcttgaGCTCTTAAGTTAAATGTAGCTGTCAAGCAATGATCTGGGCTGGAACACAAACTTGTGAAGTGCTGTTTCTCAGCCCCAGGACGCTACAGGGCAACAATGACCCCAGgaatacaacaaaagaaaaagttgagtGACGTCAGCCCTGTTTTTTTAGGCCAGCACTGTAAAAAGCACATTACTTTAGACTAATTTTCTAGGCTCTGAAAGCATCAGGTGCCCTTTGGTAAACTCCAGATGGGCGGCCATGTGCCTTTTACGAAGGAGAAACTTCGTAAGTGGAAAGAAGTGGAAACAGGATTCATCTGAGCTCAATTTTGAGCTTAATGAGAACGGCTGTGAATACTTGTGTAAATGTTATTtctaagtttttttatttataaatgtgcaAACATTGCCAAATAAAATAGTTCAAGTTGTCATTATGAGATATTTTGTGTAGAATTTTgggaaataaagtttatttatttcattttggaaaaaggctttaacataacaaaatgtgAACGTACACCACCACACACTCCAAGTGGGTAAAAGAACATGACAGAGAGGAATTTATACTGAGTCTATATTGTGTGAGACACACTAGACTTTACATTCAGCGAGCTCTGAGCAAAAGTCATAATaccttttttaatgttgttagaCTTTCCTATAATCTTTTGAAATGTTCTTTAACAGTGACGGCATGTTTTGGTTTCTGAAAGGACCTAACTGACCTATGAATTACtctagaagtaaaaaaaaaacttctaactCAAGGGATGACCCAGTGTTGAGTCGACACATAACAGACAGCTGAATAAAGAACCACATCTCAGCATGTTGTGTGGTTGTGTTTAGCATTTTTCTACTGTAAACTGACCCCAGGAAGAAAAGCTGATGCAGCATGCTGCTGACGCTAACGGGGATCTCAATAGacataaacatgaacacagTAGAATCTGGTTTTATCATGGAAACCATCTGTTGTTTACAATCAAATTTAGTGGCAGAGTGAAAGAAAGTGagggtttatttttaaaagacttGTGGAACTGGACTCATTTGaactggtttccatggaaatcCTCAGTCCACCAGTCAAACCTCAGTGAGCTCTGACCTCTGTAGCGACACTCAGAAACCTGCAGATTGACAGCATTTTACCCAGCAAACGGTAAGAAAAACTCCTTAATTCACTGGAACTGATGTAGTTTACAGGagagtttttattaaaagtatttagcttgtttttttttttaaactgtgcacAAAGTTGACTGAGGGAGGATATAATTTAGTCTGACTGGATTATCTCATTAATCTCTACTAATAAAGTTAGTTTCTGctgatgttttctttgatttaaagtaTTTGAAggctaaaaaagtttaaacactACAAGTAAAAATGCTGTCATTGTCCCAGTTTCTGGGTTTTCTTTTCTgactttgtgtctttgtttgtcagagcagatttaaagatgaaggaagaagaggaggaaatttCCATTGAGGAGAAAAATCATCAACCGAGTTCCCTGCCAGCAGAAGTAAATCACTTCTAGTTTTGTTGTCATTTGAAATTTTATGCTAACATCTTTAGTCCATTTAAAACTGATTCTCAGCTTTTGTGGAGTTTGATAGTTAAAAAACAAGTGTTGATTAATTatctttaaatagaaaaataattatctttAGTATAACATTTCACATTTCTAGATGTAATATAACTGCATATTTAAAGTCAATTGCTATCATCGCTTTAgtggtcaccatggtaacacTATCTCCTTCCTTCTGTCTTTGCTTCACAGAATCAAATCAATCCAGATGGGCCTCATGATGAGGATAGGGACGGTCCCAGTAAAAGACGGCCGGCTCAACGGATCTCTACTGAGGACAAACAACACCGCTGTGATTGTGGAAAATGTTGGAGGTGGCCGTATGAACTCAAGAAACATCAGCGAGTCCACACCGGAGAAAAGCCCTACACCTGTCCTATTTGTAGGATGAGCTTTACCTGGTCGGGAAGTCTGAAATATCATCAGCGCATCCACACCGGACAAAAGCCCTACACCTGTCCTATTTGTAGGATGAGCTTTACCCAGTTGGGAAATCTGAAATGTCATCAGCGCATCCACACGGGAGAAAAGCCGTATGCCTGTCCTATTTGTAGGATGAGCTTTACCCAGTCGGGAAGTCTGAAACGTCATCAGCGCGTCCACACCGGAGAAAAGCCGTATGCCTGTGACCGCTGTGGAAAGTGTTTTGCCAGGCTGGGAACTTTGAAACATCATCAAAGCATCCACAGTGAAGAAACTCTTCTCCCACCTCCGTGATAATCTATAATAACAATCTTTGCATTCAGTTTGTCGagtgttgtgttatttttttgcaGCAAACAGACTCATGTCTGCATGTGACAAGTTCAGAAAGGGTCTCAGTTTTACTGAGTGAAGCTGCacttggttgccatggtgatataTGTGGGTTATGATCAAGTATAAAGTTAGTGTTGATCACAGGATAAAACTGCATCTAAATACCGTTCTGAGATCAGTTTAATCATCTTGGTATGGAAAGTTTTTATAACAGAAGCTTCTATACAAATCTCGCCTTCATAAATAAACCAAGTAGGAGCTACTATTGATCACATTTTTACTAATATTTATGATGCAGTGACAAGTGGATTACTTTAAATGATATTAGTGATCATCTTCCtatttctgcataaatataGAGCAACATGTTTATGTGGTGTTTGAGTGCTTTAAATGTGAGATTAGTGTCACCAGAGAGAGAACCACTGgacagagaacaaaacaaaaggcagaaacatcctaAGAAGAAAGTCTGTCAAAGATCCCGAAGAACTATTCTTGATAACtgcttaaagaaatgacagaagtCTTGTGAAAGAGGGTTCGGACtgttgaagaataaagatgcgcagaccaaatattcactttcaaacTTCTTTGTTCATGCATCATATCTTGCAGGGGTCACTGAGGCTTTTGTACAGCAGTATATATTCTAAATAAGAAGTGGTAAAGCCACAGATGCAGAAAGTAAAAAATTACTGAGATGCAccaaaaaatattgattttgttcttttcttacaagtcatttaaaataaattgattttaatCAAATCCAAACAAATGTAGTGGACTAATCCTTCAAGTTTTGTCTGTGAAAGACCTTCCTCTGACAATCATCAACAGTTTGAAATGACTGTACAAGATTTATATCTTTGGCAGGAGTTTGTGTCGTAGTTTAGTAGcatgaaacattttttacttaatGCCACTTAATAAATagcagtgtgccatcaaaaccaGTCACAAGCAAATTATGTTGCACTACTTTAACCTGTTTCAGAAAATTCAATATCTTAGCATGTTTAGACTTTACAAGCCAACTGTTTAGAAAATTATAGCAATAAGTCCATTAACATGTACAGAAAAACAATCTAAActctacacaaacacaaaatgttttctttcatttgtcatGGTAAAGGCGACAAACGGGTGCTTTTAAATGTCCACACAGGTTTAGGAGCTTTCTGACAAAGAGACCACAGTCAGTCCACAGCAGGGAGAGCTTCTCCAGCCATCACACTGAGCCCAGGTTCACCTCAAAGCCATCAGAGACTGTACTACCTGAGAAAACTCAGAAAGGGCCTTGCTCTCCACTAACATCCTCACCATCCTCTACAAGAGTGCAGTGAAAAGTGCACCAACAAATATTCTATCTCCAGCGGTTTTTCTGGCTGCAGTGTATTTGGGGTGTCTTCACATAGCGATGCAGAAGCAGAGCCCTGGGCATCACGAAGAACCCCTAACATCCTTTCTATGGATTCTTTCAGCTGCTGGCCTAACATAAAAGATATGGAAGCCTAAACTGCAGGACCACCAGGCTGCTAAATATCTTCTTCCCACAAGCCATCAGGCTCCTTAATAACACCATGAACTATTTGCTTTAGCACACACAGCTGCACTTTGCACGTCACAATCACCcataatttgatttaatatttattacgGTATCTTTTGAACTTTCATGAACATTGCACAATGCTGCTTGCCACACTCCACCTTGATTTTAACACCTGATGTAATTTTCTTAATGCACTTTTTcaataatgttttaaatgttttggatttGTTGGGGAATATGTCATGTTGTTGTACTGACTTTAGTATGAACATCATGActggtaaaacaaaaaatcttctAACTCAAGGGATGACCCAGTGTTGAGCCGACACATAACAGACAGCTGAATAAAGAACCACATCTCAGCATCTTCACATGTTGTGTGGTTGTGTTTAGCATTTTCAGTACAAGCTGCACACATATTGGGTAAAGAATAGATGGTTATATTCActgattcattttttaaataatattattatgaCAAAAACACCGTCTATGTTTTACCAGAAACGTCCGTttagcaaaaacacacataattaCTCAACAAGGCGTTCAGTAGGGCTGTGTTTCACTCtaccaaaatgtaaaacacgTTTAAGTCAACGTACAGTGATGTTTAGAGCCATGCATGAGTGGAACTCACTACCACAAAATATTACACAACAATGCAATGCttactgttttaaaaagcaactgaaaatatactataaaaatattcagatttaaaGTGAATAATGTGCGAGTGTATTTTAGTATGATAGTGTATAAGATGACTACATTGTAAATGAATGTATAAATGATGACAATGTATGGGAATTAATATTGTATTAGTGGAAAAAGTAAGAtgatcaaaatgttattttaatatttaatttgtaatctgtgaaaaatgtgaattgtataCTTTTTCTACTGTAAACTGACCCCAGGAAGAAAAGCTGATGCAGCATGCTGCTGACGCTAACGGGGATCTCAATAGacataaacatgaacacagTAGAATCTGGTTTAATCATGGAAACCATCTGTTGTTTACAATCAATTTAGTGGGCGAGTGAAAGAAAGTGagggtttatttttaaaagagttGTGGAACTGGACTCATTTGaactggtttccatggaaatcCTCAGTCCACCAGTCAAACCTCAGTGAGCTCTGACCTCTGTAGCGACACTCAGAAACCTGCACATTGACAGCATTTAACCCAGCAAACGGTAAGAAAAACTCCTTGTTTCACTGGAACTGATGTAGTTTACAGGAGAGTTTTCATTAAAAgtatttagcttgtttttttttttaaactgtgcacAAAGTTGACTGAGGGAGGATATAACTTAGTCTGACTGGATTATCTCATTAATCTCTACTAATAAAGTTAGTTTCTGctgatgttttctttgatttaaagtaTTTGAAGGCTGAAAAAGTTTAAACACTACAAGTAAAAATGCTGTCATTGTCCCAGTTTCTGGGTTTTCTTTTCTgactttgtgtctttgtttgtcagagcagatttaaagatgaaggaagaagaggaggaaatttCCATTGAGGAGAAAAATCATCAACCGAGTTCCCTGCCAGCAGAAGTAAATCACTTCTAGTTTTGTTGTCATTTGAAATTTTATGCTAACATCTTTAGTCCATTTAAAACTGACTCTGAGCTTTTGTGGAGTTTGATAGTTAGAAAACAAAAGTGTTGATTAATTatctttaaatagaaaaataattatctttAGTATAACATTTCACATTTATAGATGTAATATAACTGCATATTTAAAGTCAATTGCTATTATCCCTTTAgtggtcaccatggtaacacTATCTCCTTCCTTCTGTCTTTGCTTCACAGAATCAAATCAATCCAGATGGGCCTCATGATGAGGATAGGGACGGTCCCAGTAAAAGACGGCCGGCTCAACGGATCTCTACTGAGGACAAACAACACCGCTGTGATTGTGGAAAATGTTGGAGGTGGCCGTGTGAACTCAAGAAACATCAGCGAGTCCACACCGGAGAAAAGCCCTACACCTGTCCTATTTGTAGGATGAGCTTTACCCAGATGGGAAATCTGAAATGTCATCAGCGCGTCCACACCGGAGAAAAGCCGTATGCCTGTGACCGTTGTGGAAAGTGTTTTACCAGGCTGGCAACTTTGTAACATCATCAGAGCATCCACAGTGAAGAAACTCTTCTCCCACCTCCGTGATAATCTATAATAACAATCTTTGCATGCAGTTTGTCGagtgttgtgttatttttttgcaGCAAACAGACTCATGTCTGCATGTGACAAGTTCAGAAAGGGTCTCACTTTTACTGAGTGAAGCTGCacttggttgccatggtgatataTGTGGGTTATGATCAAGTATAAAGTCAGTGTTGATCACAGGATAAAACTGCATCTAAATACCGTTCTGAGATCAGTTTAATCATCTCGGTATGGAAAGTTTTTATAACAGAAGCTTCTATACAAATCTCGCCTTCATAAATAAACCAAGTAGGTGCTACTATTGATCACATTTTTACTAATATTTATGATGCAGTGACAAGTGGATTACTTTAAATGATATTAGTGATCATCTTCCTTCATTCaatcattatcttgaccgcttgttccattacgggtcgcgggggAGCTGGAGCCTACCCCAGCATTTTAACCGGTGAGAGtcagggtacaccatggacaggtcaccagtctgtcacagggccaacacataggggacaaacaaccattcacatgcacattctcctagggagaatttagaataaccaattaacttatcgtgcatgtctttggacggtgggaggaagccggagaacccgaagagaacccacgcatacacggggagaacatacaaactctaCACAGATTGATTCATGAACATTGCACAATGCTGCTTGCCAAATTGCACCTTGGTTTTAACAGCTGATGTAATTTTCTTAATGCAATTTTTcaataatgttttaaatgttttggatttGTTGGGGAATATAATGTCATGTTGTACTGACTTTAGTATGAACATCATGACAATAAAgatgatttgatttaattcatATACAATGAAAGTCCTGCATCCACTCTCTATACTTTATATACTGGTGTACACGTTAAAATTACACGTTAGGTTTTGCTTTTTCTGCAGAAAATTTAGGTCACGCTATGTTCTGAATTTCTGTACATAATTTGTGTGCAATGTGCAGCTTGTTTGAGAAAACAGCTGACTCTTCTGTAGACAATCAAGTAGAGCTTAACACAGCGCTGAACTACAATAACAGGAAACTGGCCACACACAGTGAGACCCTTTGTAGTATAAACCACCTGCTTGTATGAGTCATAAATTACTGAATGCTACTCTGTCTACAAAAGGAATGCCGTGTAACACATGCTGCACTATAAATGAAGGTGGTATGAGGCGCTACATTTCTCTTCTTCCCTATTAAACAGTCCAATAAACTTTATTCTCTTACTGTAATGTCATTATCAGATGGCATTGATCTTTATCTGAAATGGCTGAGAAtgttattgtgtgtgtttgtgtgtgttagagatGAGGTGTCAGTGGGGCCGTACCTATAAAGTCAGACACATTGCttgcatttttagccatgttaATCTCCAGCATATAGTTTGCATGGCTACTGTAACCAAGTATGTCTGCAACCTGTGCCCTGAGTTGGATCAGCTGTTCGAGGATCGCTGTGTTGAcctgcagaaaaaataaattacattagtaTATTATAAAGTTATGATGCTTATGATCTTAGTTCTTGTTTATTTCCTGACATCTGTGATCATTGGTGGCACTGTGTGGTTTAATGATGTAGCTTCTAACAGATGTAGCTGCATCTGCCAGAAATACAACACTGGAGCAACTGGTATTGGACCACTGGTCCTCACAGCTTATAATGGGTGTTTTTTCTACCATGTCATTAACAGCAGCAGTGTGGTTTCATGCCACGGATGGTGAGAGTCAAGAATTGTTCTTTTGAACTCATTTGCTTAAATCCTGTGAATGCTTTTTCCTGCACAGTTCCAGTTAACACCAAATGAAGGAaatctaaaattttaaatttgttatgACTGCATCATAACCACCAGTTGCATGCTTTAGGAACTGtgtagtttgtattttttagtAATTAAATACAGTTCTGATGAGGCTGCAGGGTGAGCAGCTCACACTGAGGTTGAtacaacacaaagaaacaacaatGTTGAATTTCAAGCAACTTCAACTCCTTTCAGTGCATGAATAACTCAGGAATGACAGATGAGAAGAGGTTCGATACTATGCAAAAAAACTTGAAATACCATTTTTTCTCTATATCTTgccaagaaaacaggaaatatttttagatatttattgaaaaatgtgcaaatatgaATAAAAGTACAGTACATAACAAAGCTAACAAGCTTGAAAGTCAGTGtgtggtctgagcagctttgtTCTTGAACACAGTTTGAACCCTTAGACAAGTAGTCTAAGTAGTCCTCAGGAATAGTTCTTTAGGCTTCTTGAAAGGCTTtacaaagctcttctttggatatTGGCTACCTTTTGTTTCATTCTCTATCCTAAATCGCTTCattaatgttgaggtccaggctctggggaggattcatcctccatcagacctgttgctgcAGACTCTTAGTCCACTTCTTGTGGCAtgtggcatacctcagccttcTCCCTGTTTCACTTCCTTAGCAATAACTATTTGACCCTTATCCTTCCAcagagaccatttctgatgtgGCTTCAAcaggtttcttttttaaattgcaaaTTGTGACTGTACATACACTGTAACTGCGTaggtaacaaaacaaaaaaaaaacagaaaaatacaaacaactaCAAAGAAAACTAACAAAGTAACAAATATGTGTCAGATCTTTGCTgaattttttcccccccaaTATCTTAAGGACATCACTTTTAGATCcttttcatctgctgtagataattgtttataataataataataataataataataataataataaattttatttcttggtgcCTTTCTAtacccaaggtcaccgtacacaaaggaaaaaattaaaaataaataaataaataaaataaataaataagagttaaaaacagattaaaagacaTTGATATAAAAGTGA
It encodes:
- the LOC121629841 gene encoding zinc finger protein 239-like — encoded protein: MKEEEEEISIEEKNHQPSSLPAENQINPDGPHDEDRDGPSKRRPAQRISTEDKQHRCDCGKCWRWPYELKKHQRVHTGEKPYTCPICRMSFTWSGSLKYHQRIHTGQKPYTCPICRMSFTQLGNLKCHQRIHTGEKPYACPICRMSFTQSGSLKRHQRVHTGEKPYACDRCGKCFARLGTLKHHQRVHTGEKPYTCPICRMSFTQMGNLKCHQRVHTGEKPYACDRCGKCFTRLATL